The following proteins are encoded in a genomic region of Triticum dicoccoides isolate Atlit2015 ecotype Zavitan chromosome 1B, WEW_v2.0, whole genome shotgun sequence:
- the LOC119307999 gene encoding uncharacterized protein LOC119307999 — protein sequence MEYEYRYNSSGGGGSGKEKRPPAKRGQVKLQIARALSNLVSPGGAADGSKQANRSSFRRETSYN from the coding sequence ATGGAGTACGAGTACCGGTAcaacagcagcggcggcggcggcagcggcaaggAGAAGAGGCCTCCGGCGAAGAGGGGGCAGGTCAAGCTGCAGATAGCGAGGGCGCTGAGCAACCTCGTGTCTCCCGGCGGCGCTGCCGACGGCTCGAAGCAGGCAAATCGCAGCAGCTTCAGAAGGGAAACAAG